A genomic stretch from Dissulfurispira thermophila includes:
- a CDS encoding permease produces the protein MLKEFASYIVYDLISLEHGSHLGDALEFFIYDTIKIFLLLSIIIFVISIIRSFFPPEKTRKILSHKKEFIGNILAALLGVVTPFCSCSAVPLFIGFVEAGVPLGVTFSFLISSPMVNEVAVVLLWGLFGWKITAIYISTGLLVAIFGGFIIGKLKLEKWVEEYVYKFKTGQSMEVGNKTFRERLEYARWNTADILKRVWLFVIVAIGIGGFIHGYVPEDFLAQYAGKGNPFAVPVAVALGVPLYSNAAGVLPVVYALMEKGMSIGTVLAFMMAVTALSLPEMIILRKVLKIQLLAVFVGIMTITIIAVGYMFNAIL, from the coding sequence ATGCTAAAGGAGTTTGCATCATATATTGTTTATGACCTAATCAGTTTAGAGCATGGCTCTCATCTTGGAGATGCCTTAGAATTCTTTATATATGACACGATAAAGATATTCCTTCTCCTTTCTATAATCATATTCGTCATATCCATAATCAGGAGTTTCTTCCCGCCTGAGAAGACGAGGAAGATACTCTCACATAAAAAAGAATTTATAGGTAATATCCTTGCGGCACTGCTTGGAGTTGTAACTCCCTTCTGCTCATGTTCAGCAGTGCCGCTCTTTATTGGGTTTGTTGAGGCAGGAGTGCCTCTTGGTGTGACATTTTCTTTTTTAATATCATCTCCTATGGTAAATGAGGTTGCAGTTGTCTTGCTCTGGGGGCTCTTTGGATGGAAGATAACAGCTATTTACATCAGCACAGGGCTTTTAGTTGCAATCTTTGGAGGATTTATAATTGGAAAGCTCAAGCTCGAGAAATGGGTTGAGGAGTATGTCTATAAGTTCAAGACAGGACAATCAATGGAGGTTGGAAACAAGACATTCAGAGAAAGGCTTGAGTATGCAAGGTGGAATACTGCTGATATATTAAAAAGGGTGTGGCTCTTTGTGATCGTTGCGATAGGCATCGGAGGTTTTATTCACGGCTATGTGCCAGAGGACTTCCTTGCACAATATGCAGGCAAGGGAAATCCCTTTGCCGTGCCAGTGGCAGTCGCGCTCGGGGTGCCTCTTTATTCAAACGCAGCAGGTGTATTGCCAGTTGTTTATGCCCTGATGGAAAAGGGCATGAGCATAGGCACTGTGCTTGCCTTTATGATGGCTGTGACAGCGCTTTCGCTGCCAGAGATGATAATTTTGAGAAAGGTCTTAAAGATTCAATTACTGGCTGTATTTGTCGGAATAATGACCATAACAATAATAGCAGTGGGGTATATGTTTAATGCGATACTGTAG
- a CDS encoding nitrous oxide reductase accessory protein NosL yields the protein MGLGLALACLLIAFVSVSIAGEKKPIKPSSKDKCPVCGMFVSKYPDWTAQIIFADGTYAVFDGVKDMMKYYLNMKRYNPAKDIKDIEAIYVKDYYSLKDIDGKKAFYVIGSSIYGPMGKEFIPFEAEDDAKVFLKDHKGDRIIKFKDIASVMQE from the coding sequence ATGGGCTTAGGCTTAGCCTTGGCTTGTCTTTTGATAGCCTTTGTATCAGTAAGTATTGCTGGTGAGAAAAAGCCTATAAAGCCTTCTTCAAAGGATAAGTGTCCTGTATGTGGTATGTTTGTGTCGAAATATCCAGATTGGACAGCACAGATTATATTTGCAGATGGCACTTATGCGGTGTTTGATGGAGTTAAGGATATGATGAAGTACTATTTGAATATGAAAAGATATAATCCAGCAAAAGACATTAAAGATATAGAGGCAATCTATGTGAAGGATTATTATAGTCTGAAAGATATTGATGGCAAAAAGGCTTTTTATGTTATTGGTAGCTCGATTTACGGACCAATGGGCAAGGAATTCATACCATTTGAAGCAGAGGATGATGCAAAGGTGTTTTTAAAAGACCATAAAGGCGATAGGATCATTAAATTTAAAGACATTGCATCTGTAATGCAAGAATAG
- a CDS encoding type II toxin-antitoxin system HicA family toxin has product MDKIPSISGKDLCSVLEKDGFKLVRQTGSHKIYQKLTEEGNITIPVPVHSNKLLKKGTLHNILKKAGISKERLKFLLTLLFG; this is encoded by the coding sequence ATGGATAAAATCCCTTCTATCTCTGGTAAAGACCTGTGTTCTGTCTTAGAAAAAGATGGCTTTAAATTAGTACGGCAAACAGGTTCACATAAAATATACCAAAAGTTAACTGAAGAAGGTAATATAACTATTCCTGTCCCTGTACATTCGAATAAACTACTCAAAAAAGGAACTCTCCATAACATCCTTAAAAAAGCTGGCATTTCAAAAGAGCGATTGAAATTTCTGCTCACACTTTTATTTGGATAA
- a CDS encoding rhodanese-like domain-containing protein — MSPHFTRVVKELLGYKNAKYMLAGHKVWEEAMLPWYTEPEFVKMAIDEGIPHILVDLRSEEKAKKGQIPGSFNYPLSQIKNLYDNLPEDRKNTRVILYSDNNEEAVKAYLTLKANMYEKVSILNGGIDLWKAKGYQIESNTIRKEMPAALPKKLLPGAITVEEFKKLAKATPSDTVIVDVRSPEEYLKGSVPGALTIPTPVIITGRWKEIPQDKKVVIHCAAGNRALQVWRFLKDKGYKNVFWLDGKPPKEVLTQK, encoded by the coding sequence ATGAGCCCCCACTTTACCCGTGTGGTAAAGGAGTTGTTGGGATATAAGAATGCAAAATACATGCTCGCAGGTCATAAGGTATGGGAAGAGGCAATGTTGCCGTGGTACACCGAGCCTGAATTTGTAAAGATGGCTATTGATGAAGGCATACCGCATATCCTCGTTGACTTAAGAAGCGAAGAAAAAGCTAAAAAAGGTCAGATACCTGGCTCATTCAATTATCCGTTGAGTCAGATTAAGAATCTATATGATAATCTGCCTGAAGATAGGAAAAATACGAGGGTTATTCTTTATTCAGATAATAACGAAGAAGCTGTCAAAGCATATTTGACCCTTAAAGCAAATATGTATGAGAAGGTATCAATTCTTAACGGCGGCATTGATCTATGGAAAGCTAAGGGCTACCAGATAGAAAGTAATACAATAAGAAAAGAAATGCCCGCTGCTCTTCCCAAAAAGCTGTTGCCTGGTGCGATAACTGTTGAAGAGTTCAAAAAACTCGCAAAAGCTACTCCTTCAGATACCGTCATTGTTGATGTCAGGAGCCCTGAGGAGTACCTTAAAGGCTCGGTTCCGGGAGCATTGACAATTCCAACACCAGTAATTATAACAGGACGGTGGAAGGAAATACCGCAGGACAAAAAAGTAGTTATACACTGTGCGGCTGGCAATCGTGCACTGCAGGTGTGGCGTTTTCTGAAAGATAAAGGATATAAAAATGTATTTTGGTTGGATGGGAAACCGCCAAAGGAAGTTTTAACGCAGAAGTAG
- a CDS encoding sensor histidine kinase: protein MSIKEEFYKRLSLFVIISTIIISAIAIVAGRNIVINDMKDKGDSIARILSSVALDSMLIYDYVTMERYVREVVNDKNIISLSVIRSDGEIIAKAESRKTGEESYSLRYPIKIGESAIGIIDISFSMERVNSISKRIIISAVVFIVIVHSIAFIVNNMIINRLIILPVRSLMQAVRSLRDGSLHNRIEIHSKNEFGNLASAFNEMADTIERNFKEIKEKQLEIQAEKGKIETIVKSLADGLFVTNMDGSIVTFNPAAVVITGYSEEEVIGRQCEDIFKTRLCEDACALHNKDKTICNKESEIITKDGQRRIVSVSSAIIRRWDGAILGGVQLFRDITEEKQKQAMMCHAEKLAAIGQLSAGLAHEINNPLGNILGYARLMLKDRSLNDKQRERLKIISEQAEKAGMIVNGLLNYSRQQEFKMERVSVNNIIDSVIKLLSLEAEKNNIKILTDISDVRDIKADKRQIEQVLFNIIINAIQAIGSDGIIQINTSMKEDNYVEIRIKDTGHGIAPEHISKIFDPFFTTKPVNKGTGLGLAVCMGIIKEHNGTIDVESKYGDGATFIIKLPVYA from the coding sequence ATGAGCATAAAGGAAGAATTTTATAAAAGACTCAGCCTTTTTGTGATAATCTCAACAATAATTATCAGTGCTATTGCAATTGTTGCGGGACGAAATATAGTTATCAATGATATGAAGGATAAGGGAGATTCTATAGCAAGAATACTGTCTTCGGTTGCCCTTGATTCCATGCTCATTTATGATTATGTGACTATGGAAAGATATGTTCGTGAGGTGGTCAATGATAAGAATATAATATCTCTGAGTGTCATTCGTAGTGACGGAGAGATTATTGCAAAGGCAGAATCGAGAAAAACAGGGGAGGAAAGCTATAGCCTTCGTTATCCTATAAAAATAGGAGAATCTGCCATTGGGATTATTGACATCAGTTTTTCGATGGAGAGAGTCAATTCCATTTCTAAGAGAATAATAATATCTGCTGTGGTATTCATAGTGATTGTGCACAGCATTGCCTTTATTGTGAATAATATGATCATTAACAGACTCATAATTTTGCCTGTAAGGTCTCTTATGCAGGCAGTAAGATCATTGAGAGATGGCAGTCTTCATAATCGTATAGAAATACATTCAAAAAATGAATTTGGCAATCTTGCCTCTGCATTTAATGAAATGGCTGATACAATCGAAAGGAATTTCAAGGAGATAAAAGAAAAACAATTAGAGATACAGGCAGAGAAGGGTAAAATAGAGACAATCGTAAAAAGCCTTGCTGATGGTCTGTTTGTTACTAACATGGATGGTTCGATCGTCACTTTTAATCCTGCTGCTGTAGTTATCACTGGCTATAGTGAAGAGGAGGTAATAGGAAGACAATGTGAGGATATTTTTAAAACCCGACTTTGTGAAGACGCCTGTGCCTTGCATAATAAAGACAAAACAATCTGCAATAAGGAAAGCGAGATTATTACAAAGGATGGACAAAGGCGGATTGTCTCTGTCAGTTCGGCAATAATAAGACGATGGGATGGGGCAATACTGGGCGGAGTTCAGCTGTTCAGGGATATAACAGAGGAGAAACAGAAACAGGCAATGATGTGCCATGCTGAAAAACTTGCAGCAATAGGGCAACTCTCGGCAGGTCTTGCACATGAGATTAACAATCCTTTAGGCAATATACTTGGGTATGCAAGGCTGATGCTGAAAGACCGTTCACTTAATGATAAGCAGAGAGAGAGGCTCAAAATTATATCTGAACAAGCAGAAAAGGCTGGTATGATTGTCAATGGACTCCTTAATTACTCAAGGCAGCAAGAATTTAAAATGGAGCGAGTTTCTGTGAATAACATTATAGATAGTGTTATCAAACTTCTTTCTCTTGAGGCCGAAAAGAATAATATAAAGATACTGACTGACATATCAGATGTCAGGGATATAAAGGCAGATAAAAGACAGATCGAGCAGGTATTATTTAATATCATTATTAATGCCATACAGGCTATTGGTTCAGATGGCATCATACAGATTAATACCTCAATGAAAGAAGATAACTATGTAGAGATCAGAATAAAGGATACAGGACACGGGATAGCGCCAGAGCATATCAGTAAGATATTTGATCCCTTTTTTACTACAAAACCTGTTAATAAAGGCACAGGACTCGGACTTGCTGTTTGTATGGGTATAATCAAGGAGCACAATGGAACAATAGATGTGGAGAGCAAATATGGAGATGGAGCAACATTTATTATAAAACTGCCTGTATATGCCTGA
- a CDS encoding thioredoxin family protein, with translation MEIKVLGPGCANCEKMAEMAKKAVKELGIEAKIEKVSDIQEIMKYTMSTPGLVVNGRLKHSGKPLPSPEKVKELIKSEM, from the coding sequence ATGGAGATTAAGGTTTTAGGTCCAGGTTGTGCAAACTGTGAAAAGATGGCAGAGATGGCTAAAAAGGCTGTAAAGGAACTCGGCATTGAGGCAAAGATTGAGAAGGTGTCAGATATTCAGGAGATTATGAAATACACAATGTCAACTCCTGGTCTTGTGGTGAATGGAAGGCTCAAACATTCTGGAAAGCCTCTGCCATCACCAGAGAAGGTGAAGGAGTTGATAAAATCGGAGATGTGA
- the phnD gene encoding phosphate/phosphite/phosphonate ABC transporter substrate-binding protein, with the protein MKRIIIALIVIALIIFCHFSLFAETDDNLPVTLTFGLYAYDNPSKIYQDFSPLLQYIFKKTGLKINLVIAPNYISNIRNIGEGKVDIAFMGPSPYIRANDKFGGVELLARFVMKDNRIDSMVIIAHKESGIKTISDIKGKSFAFGDHQSYGSHFYPRFLLSKAGVRLRDLKYYDYLNSHSRVVLAVSHRDFDAGGIREDIYEKYKDRPIKVIAGPFHIPPHVIVCRKGLSDDIRRKLKNALLNLRDRSVLASIDPEFIGFSNVKDEDFLQAREVVNFVEGR; encoded by the coding sequence ATGAAGAGGATAATCATTGCCCTGATAGTTATTGCCTTAATCATCTTTTGTCATTTCTCCTTGTTTGCAGAGACGGATGATAATTTGCCTGTAACTCTTACCTTTGGCTTGTATGCATATGATAATCCATCAAAGATTTATCAGGATTTCAGTCCTCTACTTCAGTATATATTTAAAAAGACAGGGCTAAAGATAAACCTTGTTATTGCCCCTAATTATATTTCTAATATTAGAAATATAGGGGAGGGAAAGGTTGATATCGCATTTATGGGACCTTCTCCTTATATAAGGGCTAATGATAAGTTTGGTGGTGTCGAATTGCTTGCAAGATTCGTGATGAAGGATAATAGGATAGATAGCATGGTAATAATAGCGCATAAAGAAAGCGGAATAAAGACCATAAGTGACATTAAAGGAAAATCTTTTGCCTTTGGTGATCATCAGTCTTATGGCAGCCATTTTTATCCAAGATTTCTTTTGAGTAAAGCAGGTGTCAGGCTTAGGGATTTGAAGTACTATGATTATTTAAATAGCCACTCAAGGGTTGTCCTTGCAGTATCTCATAGAGATTTTGATGCAGGTGGGATAAGAGAAGATATCTATGAAAAGTATAAAGACCGTCCGATAAAGGTTATAGCAGGTCCATTTCATATCCCACCCCATGTAATTGTTTGCAGGAAAGGGCTTTCTGATGATATCAGGAGAAAATTAAAAAATGCCCTTTTAAATCTCAGGGACAGATCTGTGCTGGCGAGCATAGATCCAGAGTTCATAGGATTTTCGAATGTAAAAGATGAGGATTTTTTGCAAGCAAGGGAAGTAGTTAATTTTGTGGAAGGCAGATGA
- a CDS encoding sigma-54-dependent transcriptional regulator translates to MLDILVIDDDLRMNQLIVEILSEEGYSAAATSDSREAIILLRERHYDIVITDLKMPYVDGMQILTTAKQSNPDALVVMITAHGTIESAIEAIKKGAYDYIQKPFDPDQLLLIIKRAAEHLFLIYENKRLQREVKSFLQDDIIGVSRAIRDIKGIIEKVAPLDATVLIQGETGTGKELVARQIHKNSARAQKIFLPVNCGALTETLLESELFGHERGAFTGAMAQRKGLFETASGGTIFLDEINNTTASLQVKLLRVLQENMIMRVGSSKPVQVDVRIIAASNANLMEAVNSGTFRRDLFYRLNVVNIDIPPLRQRKDDIPILAYHFLNKYCRKLNKSIKNISLDAIEILNGYSWQGNVRELENVIERAVIMETSSEITPQSLPPEIKGSPADPLSCLHLMTIDEMERFLIMRTLREFKGQKNKAAESLGIDVTTLWRKIKKYNLE, encoded by the coding sequence ATGCTTGATATACTCGTCATAGATGATGACCTGCGAATGAACCAGCTCATAGTGGAGATATTATCAGAAGAAGGCTACAGTGCAGCAGCAACCTCTGACAGTCGGGAGGCGATTATTCTACTCAGAGAAAGGCATTACGACATTGTCATCACTGATCTAAAGATGCCCTATGTGGATGGCATGCAGATATTGACTACCGCAAAGCAATCTAATCCTGATGCCCTTGTTGTTATGATTACTGCTCATGGGACTATAGAATCTGCTATAGAGGCTATAAAAAAAGGCGCCTATGACTATATTCAAAAACCCTTTGACCCTGACCAACTTTTGCTTATTATTAAAAGGGCTGCGGAACATCTCTTTTTAATTTATGAGAACAAGAGACTCCAGAGGGAAGTAAAGAGTTTTCTTCAAGATGACATTATAGGTGTAAGTAGAGCAATCAGGGATATAAAAGGCATCATAGAAAAGGTTGCACCCCTTGATGCTACTGTCTTGATTCAGGGAGAGACTGGCACAGGAAAGGAACTCGTTGCCAGGCAGATTCATAAAAATAGTGCAAGGGCACAAAAGATTTTCTTGCCAGTAAACTGCGGGGCATTGACAGAGACACTGCTTGAGTCTGAACTCTTTGGACATGAAAGAGGTGCATTTACAGGGGCAATGGCACAAAGGAAGGGATTGTTTGAAACTGCTTCGGGTGGCACAATTTTCCTTGACGAGATAAACAACACTACTGCATCACTGCAGGTAAAACTGCTCAGAGTGCTACAAGAAAACATGATTATGCGGGTGGGCTCATCAAAACCTGTGCAGGTTGATGTGAGGATAATAGCAGCATCAAATGCCAATCTTATGGAGGCAGTGAACTCGGGAACTTTCAGAAGAGACCTCTTTTATAGATTGAATGTGGTAAATATAGATATCCCGCCTTTGAGACAAAGAAAAGATGACATACCCATTCTTGCATATCACTTTCTTAACAAGTACTGCAGAAAGTTAAATAAGTCCATAAAAAACATAAGTCTTGACGCAATTGAGATTTTAAATGGATATTCATGGCAGGGCAATGTGAGGGAATTAGAAAATGTTATAGAGCGGGCAGTTATTATGGAAACATCGTCAGAGATAACCCCTCAATCTCTGCCTCCTGAAATCAAGGGCAGTCCTGCAGATCCTTTATCCTGTCTTCATTTGATGACAATCGATGAGATGGAGAGATTTTTGATAATGCGCACTCTTCGGGAGTTTAAAGGTCAGAAAAACAAGGCAGCAGAGTCCCTCGGAATAGATGTTACGACCCTCTGGAGAAAAATAAAAAAGTACAATCTCGAATAA
- a CDS encoding copper chaperone PCu(A)C yields the protein MRLRILLIIMAVTVANCVQKPPDIQISDAVTVASPIMHGVVSVFMRISNNGGRDMLVGASTDIDGSVVELHDVKDGKMVKVKGIKIPSHDKIEMIPGGMHIMIFKMPDEIKDGFEFTLYLHFERYGKKAVKLKVVKG from the coding sequence TTGAGATTAAGGATTTTGTTAATTATCATGGCTGTGACTGTTGCTAACTGTGTGCAAAAACCGCCTGATATACAAATAAGCGATGCTGTTACTGTGGCATCTCCTATTATGCACGGTGTGGTTTCTGTTTTTATGAGGATAAGTAATAACGGAGGAAGAGATATGCTTGTAGGTGCAAGCACAGATATAGACGGCAGTGTTGTTGAACTTCATGATGTAAAAGATGGTAAGATGGTAAAGGTCAAAGGTATTAAAATACCATCTCATGATAAAATAGAGATGATTCCCGGGGGCATGCATATAATGATTTTTAAAATGCCTGATGAAATTAAGGATGGTTTTGAGTTTACGCTTTATTTGCACTTTGAAAGATACGGTAAAAAAGCTGTTAAATTAAAGGTGGTGAAGGGGTGA
- a CDS encoding type II toxin-antitoxin system HicB family antitoxin, which yields MRKIKITAELIPAEEGGYVVYCPELDITTEGETIAEAIEMLKDAAKGYIEVVGIENIPHFSEKIVKEELELVVNG from the coding sequence ATGAGAAAAATAAAGATTACCGCTGAGCTTATCCCTGCCGAAGAAGGCGGGTATGTTGTTTACTGTCCTGAGCTTGATATTACAACTGAAGGCGAAACCATTGCAGAGGCTATAGAGATGCTTAAGGATGCTGCTAAAGGATATATCGAAGTAGTTGGGATTGAGAATATCCCTCATTTTTCTGAGAAAATCGTAAAAGAAGAACTTGAGCTTGTTGTAAATGGATAA
- a CDS encoding nitrous oxide reductase accessory protein NosL codes for MKRLMVFVLFVLMVFGVSVVAWSDETSNSMGQKKCKCMSMDHSQHGSHMGHQMPMQEDTKAYASCKYCGMDREKFAHTAMTITYDDGTVVGTCSIHCAAIDLAVNMGKSVKLIEVGDYNTKKQIDAQKAFWVIGGSKQGVMTKNPKWAFEKKEDAEAFIKANGGKLATFDEALKAAYSDMYDDTTMIRGKRTKAMEHKH; via the coding sequence ATGAAGAGGTTAATGGTCTTTGTTTTGTTTGTTTTGATGGTTTTCGGAGTTTCTGTAGTGGCATGGTCTGATGAGACAAGTAATAGCATGGGGCAGAAAAAGTGCAAGTGCATGAGCATGGATCATTCGCAGCATGGTTCGCATATGGGGCATCAGATGCCAATGCAAGAAGACACAAAAGCCTATGCATCATGCAAATACTGTGGCATGGATAGAGAAAAGTTTGCGCATACTGCTATGACTATAACTTATGATGATGGAACAGTTGTAGGCACTTGTAGCATTCACTGTGCTGCAATAGATCTGGCTGTTAATATGGGCAAGTCAGTGAAATTAATTGAGGTAGGGGATTATAATACAAAAAAGCAGATTGATGCTCAAAAGGCTTTCTGGGTAATAGGTGGAAGCAAGCAAGGCGTGATGACTAAAAATCCAAAATGGGCATTTGAAAAGAAAGAGGATGCAGAGGCTTTTATAAAGGCTAATGGTGGTAAACTTGCAACGTTTGATGAGGCTTTAAAGGCAGCATATTCTGACATGTATGATGATACAACAATGATCAGGGGAAAAAGGACAAAGGCAATGGAGCATAAACACTAA
- a CDS encoding ABC transporter permease: protein MKLQRQRNIVDFTISSLMRKKGKNISLFVVYTLIVFMLGSVMFFTYAIRREAAFILQDAPDIVVQRMVAGRHDFMPLKYIDGIRKIKGVSEVKGRLWGYYFDPVAGANYTVMAVDKGIKIADVDMSQLHSKKSYDFSGDLYIDKGSIIIGSGISKVRLANIGDIMPFRSYEGKSLFFKIGGVFSSSSDLVASDLILISKEDFRILFGIKEDYVTDLMVGVRNKREINNIARKITEILPDARPIVRDEILRTYDSVFNWRSGIILTILFGAVMAFVIFAWDKASGLSAEERREIGILKAIGWEASDVIIMKFWEATVVSLTSFLLGVILSYAHVFFFNSYLFEPVLKGWSVLYPEFRLTPFIDFYQIITLFFLTVIPYTAATIIPSWRAATVEPDSVMR, encoded by the coding sequence ATGAAACTGCAGAGACAGCGAAATATTGTTGACTTTACTATTTCATCTCTGATGAGGAAAAAGGGCAAAAACATCTCTCTCTTTGTTGTTTACACTCTTATTGTGTTTATGCTTGGCTCAGTCATGTTTTTTACCTATGCTATCAGAAGGGAGGCTGCGTTTATCTTGCAGGATGCACCTGATATTGTAGTGCAGAGAATGGTTGCTGGTAGGCATGATTTTATGCCGTTGAAATATATAGATGGCATAAGAAAGATAAAAGGTGTGTCTGAGGTCAAAGGGAGGTTATGGGGATATTATTTTGACCCGGTGGCTGGTGCCAACTATACTGTCATGGCAGTTGACAAGGGAATCAAGATTGCAGATGTTGATATGTCTCAACTACACAGCAAAAAATCTTATGATTTTTCAGGAGATCTATATATAGACAAGGGCAGCATAATAATCGGAAGTGGCATATCAAAGGTGCGTCTTGCAAATATAGGAGACATAATGCCTTTTAGGAGTTATGAAGGCAAGTCTTTGTTTTTTAAGATAGGAGGGGTTTTCTCATCATCTTCTGACCTTGTTGCATCAGACCTCATATTAATTTCTAAAGAGGATTTCAGGATACTTTTTGGCATTAAAGAGGATTATGTTACAGACTTGATGGTTGGTGTCAGAAATAAGAGAGAGATTAATAACATAGCCAGAAAAATAACAGAAATACTGCCTGATGCTCGTCCAATAGTAAGAGATGAAATCCTGAGGACTTATGACTCTGTATTTAACTGGCGCAGTGGAATTATATTAACAATACTCTTTGGAGCAGTTATGGCATTTGTTATTTTTGCATGGGACAAGGCATCAGGTCTGAGTGCAGAGGAGAGGCGTGAGATAGGGATATTAAAGGCAATTGGATGGGAGGCATCAGATGTTATCATCATGAAATTTTGGGAAGCCACAGTCGTTTCTTTGACATCATTTCTTTTGGGAGTAATTTTATCTTATGCGCATGTATTTTTTTTCAATTCATATCTATTTGAGCCCGTGCTAAAAGGCTGGTCAGTGCTTTATCCTGAATTTAGGCTTACGCCTTTTATTGACTTTTATCAGATTATAACCCTATTTTTCCTTACAGTCATCCCATACACTGCTGCTACTATAATACCTTCGTGGAGGGCTGCTACTGTTGAGCCTGATTCAGTGATGAGATAA
- a CDS encoding rhodanese-like domain-containing protein: MKKLKGLFSVLIAVAVVIVAYSNNVTAADKSRISETCVSCHKAESNEIWGTVVTGSQIGNDGLFKLKTGNTIWDVHYDRNTKMKNLKTARDLPDNEGVKIRFSSLKGTEVYADELSYKPSYSFKNPEDVIYIHEVVELLKRKPKDGDWMLFDARGYDNYIEGHLPNAVLLPYYELSAYIDRLPKDKNTLIVSYCRGGT; encoded by the coding sequence ATGAAAAAGCTAAAGGGTCTCTTTTCTGTCCTGATAGCAGTGGCCGTTGTTATTGTAGCCTATTCAAACAATGTGACAGCAGCAGACAAGTCTCGGATTTCAGAAACCTGCGTGTCATGCCATAAGGCAGAAAGTAATGAAATCTGGGGCACTGTTGTGACGGGTTCACAAATTGGAAATGATGGGTTGTTTAAATTAAAAACAGGAAATACAATCTGGGATGTTCATTATGATAGAAACACGAAGATGAAAAATTTGAAGACAGCAAGAGATTTGCCTGACAATGAAGGGGTAAAAATCAGATTCTCTTCGCTTAAAGGGACTGAGGTCTATGCTGATGAGTTGAGTTATAAGCCATCTTACTCATTTAAAAATCCAGAGGATGTAATCTATATACATGAAGTGGTGGAACTCCTTAAAAGAAAACCCAAGGACGGCGACTGGATGCTGTTTGATGCCCGAGGTTATGATAATTATATTGAAGGTCACCTGCCAAATGCTGTTTTATTGCCCTATTATGAATTATCTGCATACATAGATCGTCTTCCAAAAGACAAGAACACTTTAATAGTCTCTTATTGCCGTGGAGGAACATGA